The proteins below are encoded in one region of uncultured Eubacteriales bacterium:
- a CDS encoding conserved hypothetical protein (Evidence 4 : Homologs of previously reported genes of unknown function), whose protein sequence is MGEYIRLKRSNCKNCYKCIRNCPVKSISFKDQQANIVPEECILCGRCFVACPQNAKEVRNDIPAAKAILATGATVYASLAPSFVACWEGVTIASLDKALRQLGFAAAEETAVGATIVKEEYIRIIAEGQQEAVISTCCHAVNTLIQKHFPECLPYLAKVLSPMQAHCKDLKARHPGARCIFIGPCIAKKAEAEDYPGIVDCVLTFEELSAWLAEEGIPLKPMADGNAESRARLFPTTGGILRTMTEKDPGCAYLAVDGVENCITALQDLAAGKMGRCFIEMSACAGSCIGGPAMGKNRRAAVRDYVVVDRYAGPRDFPVEHPTPDQMKKRFPALNVESVRPGAAAIEEVLRRMGKTRPEHELNCGSCGYDTCRDKAAAVLAGKADIGMCLPYLKEKAESFSDQIIQNTPNAILALDGSLRVQQLNSAACRLMGFRDQTEALGKSVDAILDPQPFCDALNNGTIVHEKALWLDQYGKCVDQTVSYDKNSDILVCVMRDITDEERQRSEREAMSLATVEITDKIIEKQMRTVQEIASLLGETTAETKVALTKLKESLGNE, encoded by the coding sequence ATGGGAGAGTATATCCGGCTCAAGCGCTCCAACTGCAAAAACTGCTATAAGTGCATCCGCAACTGCCCCGTCAAGTCCATCAGCTTTAAGGACCAGCAGGCCAACATTGTACCGGAGGAGTGCATCCTGTGCGGCCGGTGCTTTGTGGCCTGCCCCCAGAATGCCAAGGAGGTCCGTAACGACATTCCCGCCGCCAAGGCCATCCTGGCCACGGGCGCAACCGTGTACGCAAGCCTTGCCCCTTCCTTCGTGGCTTGCTGGGAGGGCGTGACCATCGCCTCCCTGGATAAGGCGCTCAGGCAGCTGGGGTTCGCCGCCGCGGAGGAGACCGCCGTTGGGGCCACCATTGTCAAGGAGGAGTACATCCGCATCATAGCCGAGGGGCAGCAGGAGGCCGTCATTTCCACCTGCTGCCATGCGGTAAACACCCTCATTCAAAAGCACTTCCCAGAGTGCCTGCCTTACCTCGCCAAGGTGCTCTCCCCCATGCAGGCCCACTGCAAGGACCTGAAGGCCCGCCACCCCGGAGCCCGGTGCATCTTCATCGGCCCCTGCATTGCCAAGAAGGCGGAGGCTGAGGATTACCCCGGCATCGTGGACTGCGTCCTCACCTTTGAGGAGCTGTCCGCCTGGCTTGCCGAGGAAGGTATCCCCCTGAAGCCCATGGCCGACGGAAACGCCGAGAGCAGGGCCAGACTTTTCCCCACTACGGGGGGCATCCTGCGCACTATGACCGAAAAGGACCCGGGCTGCGCCTACCTCGCCGTGGACGGCGTGGAGAACTGCATTACCGCCCTTCAGGATCTGGCGGCGGGGAAGATGGGCCGGTGTTTCATCGAGATGTCCGCCTGCGCGGGAAGCTGCATAGGCGGCCCCGCTATGGGCAAGAACCGTCGGGCTGCGGTGCGGGACTACGTGGTGGTGGACCGGTACGCCGGGCCCCGGGACTTTCCGGTGGAACATCCGACGCCCGACCAGATGAAAAAGCGGTTCCCCGCGCTTAACGTGGAGAGCGTGCGGCCGGGTGCTGCGGCCATCGAAGAGGTTTTGCGCCGCATGGGCAAGACCCGGCCCGAGCACGAGCTCAACTGCGGTTCCTGCGGGTACGACACCTGCCGGGACAAAGCCGCCGCCGTGCTGGCGGGGAAGGCCGACATCGGCATGTGCCTGCCCTACTTAAAAGAGAAGGCCGAATCCTTCTCCGACCAGATCATCCAGAATACCCCCAACGCCATTCTGGCCCTGGACGGTTCCCTCCGGGTACAGCAGCTTAACAGCGCGGCCTGCCGCCTGATGGGTTTTCGGGATCAAACGGAGGCCCTGGGAAAGAGTGTGGACGCCATACTGGACCCCCAGCCCTTCTGCGACGCGCTGAACAATGGGACTATCGTCCACGAGAAAGCCCTGTGGCTCGATCAGTACGGGAAGTGTGTGGACCAGACTGTCTCCTACGACAAGAACAGCGATATTCTGGTCTGCGTCATGCGGGACATCACCGACGAGGAGCGGCAGCGCTCCGAACGGGAAGCCATGAGCCTCGCCACCGTGGAGATCACCGACAAAATTATTGAAAAGCAGATGCGGACGGTGCAGGAGATCGCCTCGCTCCTGGGAGAGACCACCGCGGAGACTAAGGTGGCCCTTACCAAGCTGAAGGAGAGCCTTGGCAATGAGTGA
- a CDS encoding conserved hypothetical protein (Evidence 4 : Homologs of previously reported genes of unknown function), which produces MSEAFDFTEVDGILAELGQDPSAIIAIFQRIQEHYRYLPRPVFPYLAEKLGVPEVRIYSVATFYENFALEPKGKYVIKVCDGTACHVRKSVPILERLRKELGLTEKKHTTDDLDFTLETVSCLGACGLAPVITVNDKVHPAMTPDSAAALVAELREELKCC; this is translated from the coding sequence ATGAGCGAAGCCTTTGACTTCACGGAAGTAGACGGCATTTTAGCCGAGCTGGGGCAGGACCCCAGCGCCATCATCGCCATTTTCCAGCGCATCCAGGAGCATTACCGCTACCTGCCCCGTCCAGTGTTCCCTTATCTCGCGGAAAAGCTGGGTGTGCCCGAGGTGCGGATCTACAGCGTGGCTACCTTCTATGAGAACTTTGCCCTTGAGCCCAAGGGAAAGTACGTCATCAAGGTGTGCGACGGCACGGCCTGCCATGTGCGCAAGTCGGTGCCCATCCTGGAGCGGCTGCGCAAGGAACTGGGCCTTACAGAGAAAAAACACACCACCGACGACCTGGACTTTACCCTGGAGACCGTCTCCTGCCTCGGTGCCTGTGGTCTGGCCCCCGTCATCACCGTGAACGACAAGGTCCACCCGGCTATGACGCCGGATTCCGCCGCCGCGCTGGTGGCCGAGCTGAGGGAGGAACTGAAATGCTGCTGA
- a CDS encoding Serine phosphatase produces MSEFCTDIGYISLNKWGEQLCGDHVELVGQGEDDTVLVLADGLGSGVKANILSTLTSKIISTMMANHMSIEDCVATIAATLPVCQVRGVAYSTFTIIRIEGNREAEIIQYDNPHVILLRGGKHFDYPMERETIDGKEIYKTRLELQEDDTFVAMSDGAIHAGVGQKLNFGWDRADIIRFLELMYNSGNTAKTVCAMLTGQCNKLYSGRPGDDTTAAAIRIRRRRPLSLMIGPPSFPGDVDRMMGLFFARPGAHIICGGTTSTLAAEYLGKPLDCGLPVYVDPAIPPTAKIEGVDLVTEGVITFSRVLEYAKDYLGDNGSYTDWSYKKDGASQVARALFESATDICFFVGRAANPAHQNPSLPISFNIKMRLVDEVADCLQKMGKRVETLYF; encoded by the coding sequence ATGAGTGAATTCTGTACCGACATCGGCTATATCAGCCTAAACAAGTGGGGTGAGCAGCTCTGCGGCGACCATGTGGAACTGGTGGGGCAGGGGGAGGACGACACTGTGCTGGTCCTGGCCGACGGCCTGGGCAGCGGCGTGAAGGCCAACATCCTCTCCACCCTCACCTCCAAGATCATCTCCACCATGATGGCAAACCACATGAGCATCGAGGACTGCGTGGCCACCATCGCGGCAACTTTGCCCGTCTGCCAGGTCCGGGGCGTGGCCTACTCTACCTTCACCATCATCCGCATTGAGGGAAACCGGGAGGCCGAGATCATCCAGTACGATAACCCCCATGTGATTTTACTGCGGGGCGGCAAACATTTCGACTACCCTATGGAGCGGGAGACCATCGACGGCAAGGAGATATACAAGACCCGCCTTGAGCTCCAGGAGGACGACACCTTCGTCGCCATGAGCGACGGGGCCATCCATGCGGGGGTGGGGCAAAAGCTAAACTTCGGCTGGGATCGGGCGGACATCATCCGCTTTCTGGAGTTGATGTACAACAGCGGCAACACCGCTAAGACCGTCTGTGCCATGCTGACGGGGCAATGTAACAAGCTTTACAGCGGCCGCCCGGGGGACGACACCACCGCCGCCGCTATCCGTATCCGCCGCCGCCGCCCCCTGAGCCTGATGATCGGCCCGCCTTCCTTCCCCGGGGATGTGGATCGGATGATGGGCCTCTTCTTTGCCCGGCCGGGCGCGCATATCATCTGCGGCGGCACCACCTCTACACTGGCGGCCGAGTACCTGGGCAAACCGCTGGACTGCGGCCTGCCCGTCTACGTGGACCCGGCTATCCCCCCCACGGCGAAGATCGAGGGGGTGGACCTGGTGACCGAGGGGGTTATCACCTTCAGCCGGGTGCTGGAGTACGCGAAGGATTACCTTGGGGACAACGGCAGCTACACCGACTGGAGCTACAAGAAGGACGGCGCGTCCCAGGTGGCCCGCGCCCTCTTTGAAAGCGCCACCGACATCTGTTTCTTCGTGGGCCGGGCGGCCAATCCCGCCCACCAGAACCCCAGCCTCCCTATCAGTTTCAATATCAAAATGCGCCTGGTGGACGAGGTGGCCGACTGTCTGCAAAAGATGGGCAAGCGGGTGGAAACCCTGTATTTCTGA
- the rex gene encoding Redox-sensing transcriptional repressor rex: MLTISRQTLLRLPQYLNYLKTLPSGTEYISATSLAQALSLGDVQVRKDLAAVSDRGRPKVGYETSGLIYDIESFLGYDNADSAVLVGAGNLGRALLSYEGFSTYGLDIVAGFDADRSKQGVTENGKRIFPLSRLGELCQRVKIKLGIIAVPAAAAQSVCDTMIAAGVLAIWNFAPVHLTVPEGILVHNENMAVSLAVLSKHLADKLREGT; the protein is encoded by the coding sequence ATGCTGACCATCTCGCGGCAGACCCTTCTGCGCCTGCCTCAGTACCTCAACTATCTTAAAACCCTTCCGTCCGGCACGGAGTACATTTCGGCCACCTCCTTAGCCCAGGCCCTGAGCCTGGGGGACGTACAGGTGCGCAAGGATCTGGCCGCAGTGAGCGACCGGGGCAGGCCTAAGGTGGGGTACGAGACCAGCGGCCTCATCTACGATATCGAATCCTTCCTTGGGTATGATAACGCCGACAGCGCCGTCCTGGTGGGTGCGGGGAATTTGGGCAGGGCCCTTTTGTCCTATGAGGGGTTTTCCACCTATGGGCTTGACATCGTGGCCGGGTTCGACGCAGACCGCTCCAAGCAGGGCGTTACCGAGAACGGCAAGCGCATTTTTCCCCTCTCCCGGCTGGGGGAGCTGTGCCAGCGGGTGAAGATCAAGCTCGGTATCATCGCCGTGCCCGCCGCCGCAGCCCAGTCGGTTTGCGACACAATGATAGCGGCCGGGGTGCTGGCCATCTGGAACTTCGCCCCCGTACACCTGACGGTGCCCGAGGGGATACTGGTGCACAACGAGAACATGGCGGTCTCGCTGGCCGTGCTCTCCAAGCACCTGGCGGATAAGCTCAGGGAGGGGACCTAG